The Macrococcoides canis genome has a window encoding:
- the dnaG gene encoding DNA primase encodes MHIEPELINEIQQKNDILDVVSQYVKLEKRGRNYIGLCPFHDEKTPSFSVSVEKQICHCFGCKKGGNVFQFLEQIESISFIEAVKILGERAGIEVKTDDDTPKPDNEQSKMIAMHEAMAHYYNYVLKAIEQAEPALKYLYSRGFTDEQIAREKIGYSPNVSTFTRDYLKNKGYDEALAYDAGLLSRNEETISYFDRFRNRIMFPIKDFRGKVIGFSARSIDGSEPKYLNSPETLIFQKRNVLYHIDVARKPIRNNDEVILLEGFMDVLKLNEVGILNAIATMGTALSREHVLQLKKLASNITLMYDGDRAGIDATLKIGKQLNQEGMNVFVVPMKKGYDPDEMITELGTDKFLSYFNHNKLTYVSFYMRHYLDEIKNNDLAYEKHLNNVIQDAKLMNSEHLQKKVLHEITELFNVDFDSLKFKVQKDNRTQAHMPTFESGTLSRQMLAERTVLKYFMNDRMLFMQFKDQITEAHFSAKVHQMIYEALSGYYKIEETFKLSNFSSHVPHECHETCLKIDAMHVNHEPSIEEVNDYLYVFQQEPKEIERLQSLKAQLSDAVRTEDHERRAQLMREIINLQRQKKQ; translated from the coding sequence TTGCATATAGAGCCAGAGCTAATCAATGAAATTCAACAGAAGAACGATATATTGGACGTTGTCAGTCAATATGTCAAGTTAGAAAAAAGGGGACGAAACTACATCGGTTTATGTCCCTTTCATGATGAAAAGACCCCTTCGTTCTCGGTCTCAGTAGAAAAACAGATCTGCCATTGTTTCGGCTGCAAAAAAGGTGGGAATGTCTTTCAGTTTTTAGAGCAGATAGAATCCATCAGTTTTATAGAAGCAGTGAAGATATTAGGTGAGCGTGCAGGGATTGAAGTTAAGACAGATGACGATACGCCAAAGCCAGATAATGAACAGAGCAAGATGATCGCGATGCATGAAGCGATGGCGCATTATTACAATTATGTGCTTAAGGCGATTGAACAGGCTGAACCAGCGCTTAAATATTTATATTCCAGAGGGTTCACAGATGAACAGATTGCACGTGAGAAAATCGGCTATAGTCCTAACGTGTCAACATTTACACGTGATTATTTAAAGAATAAAGGTTATGACGAAGCGCTGGCCTATGACGCAGGTTTGCTGAGTCGTAATGAAGAAACGATTTCATATTTTGATCGGTTTAGAAACCGCATCATGTTTCCTATTAAGGACTTTCGTGGTAAGGTTATCGGTTTTTCAGCACGATCGATTGATGGCAGCGAACCGAAGTATCTAAATAGTCCTGAAACCTTGATCTTCCAAAAAAGAAATGTACTTTATCACATTGATGTTGCAAGAAAACCGATTCGAAATAATGATGAAGTCATCCTGCTGGAAGGGTTTATGGATGTCCTTAAACTTAATGAGGTCGGAATATTAAATGCCATTGCAACGATGGGTACGGCACTCAGCCGTGAACATGTACTGCAGCTCAAGAAATTAGCATCAAATATTACATTGATGTATGATGGCGATCGCGCAGGTATTGATGCAACGCTTAAAATTGGTAAACAATTGAATCAGGAAGGTATGAATGTATTTGTCGTACCGATGAAAAAAGGGTACGATCCTGATGAGATGATTACAGAACTTGGAACGGATAAATTTTTAAGTTATTTTAATCATAATAAGCTTACATATGTGAGTTTTTATATGCGTCATTATCTCGATGAAATTAAAAATAATGATCTTGCTTATGAAAAACATTTGAATAACGTTATCCAAGATGCTAAACTAATGAATTCCGAGCATTTACAGAAAAAAGTATTGCATGAAATCACTGAATTGTTTAATGTAGACTTTGACAGCTTAAAATTCAAGGTGCAAAAGGATAATAGAACACAAGCGCATATGCCGACATTTGAAAGCGGGACATTGTCACGACAAATGTTAGCTGAACGTACGGTACTGAAATATTTTATGAATGATCGTATGCTATTTATGCAATTTAAAGATCAGATTACAGAAGCTCATTTTAGCGCTAAAGTGCATCAGATGATTTATGAAGCGTTAAGTGGGTACTATAAAATAGAAGAGACATTTAAGCTAAGCAATTTCTCATCACATGTCCCACATGAATGTCATGAAACATGTTTAAAGATTGATGCGATGCACGTAAATCATGAACCTTCTATCGAAGAAGTCAATGATTACCTCTATGTCTTTCAGCAGGAACCGAAAGAAATAGAGCGACTGCAATCGTTAAAGGCACAGCTTAGCGATGCAGTACGTACAGAGGATCATGAAAGACGTGCGCAGCTGATGCGTGAAATTATTAATTTACAACGACAAAAGAAACAGTAG
- a CDS encoding pyruvate, water dikinase regulatory protein, giving the protein MKEIRLIIASDSVGETAELVTKACVSQFNLLNNVIDTIRLPYIETTENIDEVIHLAKEQESIVVYTLVKPAIRKYMQQQLETYGINSVDIMGPLMTLLVDALDEHPLNEPGIVHKLDEDYFKKIEAIEFAVKYDDGRDVRGLAKADIVLIGVSRTSKTPLSQYLAHKRYKVMNVPLVPEVDPPEQLFNIDPAKCIALKIDPAKLNKIRVERLAQLGLKNDANYAKDDRIHEELDYFHSIVDRIGCKVIDVSNKAIEETANEIIKIITENQR; this is encoded by the coding sequence ATGAAGGAAATTAGATTAATCATCGCATCAGATTCTGTAGGAGAGACTGCAGAACTTGTTACAAAAGCATGTGTATCACAATTTAATCTACTGAATAATGTAATTGATACGATACGACTACCTTATATCGAGACAACCGAGAATATTGATGAGGTTATTCATCTGGCAAAGGAACAAGAATCAATTGTCGTTTACACACTCGTTAAACCAGCAATCAGAAAGTATATGCAGCAGCAGCTTGAGACATATGGTATTAACAGTGTCGATATTATGGGACCATTGATGACATTGCTGGTCGATGCTTTAGATGAACATCCTTTAAATGAACCAGGTATAGTACATAAGCTGGATGAAGATTATTTCAAGAAAATTGAAGCGATTGAGTTCGCGGTAAAGTATGATGACGGCAGAGATGTGCGTGGATTAGCTAAAGCTGATATCGTACTGATCGGTGTTTCTCGTACTTCTAAGACACCGTTAAGTCAATACTTAGCACATAAGCGTTATAAGGTAATGAATGTGCCGCTTGTACCAGAGGTAGATCCACCTGAGCAGCTGTTTAATATAGATCCAGCCAAGTGTATCGCCTTAAAGATTGATCCAGCTAAGTTAAACAAGATAAGAGTGGAGCGACTTGCACAACTTGGGTTAAAGAATGATGCGAACTATGCTAAGGATGACCGTATCCACGAAGAGCTTGACTATTTCCATTCGATTGTCGATAGAATTGGATGTAAGGTGATCGATGTTTCGAATAAAGCGATAGAAGAAACAGCAAACGAAATCATTAAGATTATCACTGAGAATCAACGTTAA
- a CDS encoding helix-turn-helix transcriptional regulator, whose translation MYGVVSIELNKRQEKIIQIVKNNGPITGEKIAEKLSLTRATLRPDLAILTMAGYLDARPRVGYFYTGKSSTQLLSASIKKFKVKDFQSIPVVIHEDISAYDAICTMFLEDVGTLFVTNHDNHLVGVCSRKDLLRASMGNQEIHNLPVHVFMSRMPNISVCVQDDLLIYAANLLIEKQIDSLPVVQKSGEHYEVTGRITKTTITRAFVSLIEDE comes from the coding sequence ATGTATGGGGTGGTTAGCATAGAGCTGAATAAAAGACAGGAAAAGATAATACAGATCGTAAAAAATAATGGCCCCATTACTGGAGAGAAAATCGCTGAAAAATTAAGTTTAACCCGAGCAACATTAAGACCGGATTTGGCAATTCTGACTATGGCTGGCTATTTAGATGCACGACCACGAGTAGGATACTTTTATACCGGTAAGTCAAGCACACAGCTATTATCAGCGTCTATTAAGAAGTTTAAGGTTAAAGATTTTCAGTCTATTCCGGTCGTTATCCACGAAGATATTTCAGCATATGATGCAATTTGTACGATGTTCCTGGAGGATGTAGGGACACTTTTTGTGACAAATCATGACAATCATCTTGTCGGTGTATGTTCACGTAAAGATCTGCTGCGTGCATCGATGGGGAACCAGGAGATCCATAATCTGCCGGTACATGTCTTTATGTCCCGTATGCCAAATATTTCAGTGTGCGTGCAGGATGATCTGCTTATCTACGCAGCAAATCTTTTGATAGAGAAACAGATTGATTCATTGCCCGTTGTACAGAAGTCGGGAGAACATTATGAAGTGACAGGACGTATCACTAAGACAACAATTACGCGTGCCTTTGTATCACTAATTGAGGATGAATAG